The Fusarium falciforme chromosome 7, complete sequence genome window below encodes:
- a CDS encoding Zn(2)-C6 fungal-type domain-containing protein — translation MSSTGISLRTTQRAPRSCLSCASRKVKCDKSVPCSRCIKRGQADACMREMVIIRGEVTMWQDGPHVPTYEELGRENQRLRREISVLRAERGELLQRNARPVTLGSIKEYQYSNGLEEQVWRSISTTPETRASSTILHWNDIILPSPACSDRLIAYDRIWNSWMHYALEYPNFSNECTVFMGSMEENLSLDKADASWMAVYFSVLSTALLMMDDAEAENLPLPDGIDHQEASANWYHAAIFCLHKADFMRIPSIRSVQAIAILGISFNNRGDSELGEHIWSSTIRIAQRIGLDQGYSEMASSCLSAEGQHRLWWTLVICDWLTLSYRPPRVHDADFDVPLPSATSTDEEENVTHPVHYHIFMARTSTIFCYFRQAIRSDPAPLAEMAQVVRKADEELAGIIDTLPAHLRPDADGNDEIRRLELAQPWIKWQRFDLTLVLLHLRLQINCTLQKQWLSYPGQYDWARTISVRSAMSIVWINRNWDQPISMRKQWALSYHVFASALALLSECRSGSCIEDEEYTETIQGAVELLEKIKEHSAVAYHAARILRENMVQGSHTDGSLD, via the exons ATGAGCAGCACCGGAATATCCCTCCGCACGACGCAGCGTGCACCCCGCAGCTGCTTGTCGTGTGCCTCTCGCAAGGTGAAGTGTGACAAGTCGGTGCCATGCTCGCGCTGTATCAAGCGGGGACAAGCCGACGCTTGTATGAGGGAGATGGTTATCATACGCGGCGAGGTGACAAT GTGGCAAGATGGTCCTCATGTGCCCACCTACGAGGAACTAGGACGTGAGAATCAACGATTACGTCGAGAGATTAGTGTCTTAAGAGCTGAGAGAGGAGAGCTTCTTCAGAGAAACGCAAGGCCAGTAACCCTCGGAAGCATCAAAGAATACCAATACAGTAACGGTCTCGAAGAACAAGTATGGCGGAGTATTTCCACGACTCCGGAGACACGCGCCAGTTCAACCATTTTGCACTGGAACGACATTATCCTCCCAAGCCCTGCTTGTAGCGACCGGCTGATTGCCTACGACAGGATCTGGAACTCGTGGATGCACTATGCACTCGAGTATCCAAACTTTAGTAATGAGTGTACCGTGTTTATGGGAAGCATGGAAGAGAATTTATCGCTCGACAAAGCTGATGCTTCATGGATGGCAGTCTATTTCAGCGTTCTGAGT ACAGCGCTTCTGATGATGGATGACGCTGAAGCGGAAAACCTCCCACTCCCAGACG GCATCGATCACCAAGAAGCCTCAGCGAACTGGTATCACGCTGCCATATTTTGCCTGCACAAGGCCGACTTCATGCGGATACCCAGCATACGCTCTGTCCAAGCTATAGCAATCCTGGGCATTTCCTTCAACAACAGAGGAGATTCGGAGCTAGGGGAACATATTTGGAGTTCTACAATACGCATTGCTCAAAGGATTGGCCTAGACCAGGGCTATTCTGAGATGGCTTCATCATGCTTGAGCGCAGAAGGACAACATCGACTGTGGTGGACGCTTGTTATATGTGATTG GTTAACCCTGTCTTATCGACCACCAAGGGTTCATGATGCCGATTTTGACGTTCCACTACCGTCAGCCACATCCACAGACGAAGAGGAGAACGTCACCCACCCGGTTCACTACCACATCTTTATGGCGAGGACATCCACAATTTTCTGCTACTTCCGTCAGGCTATTCGGTCTGATCCAGCGCCTTTGGCTGAGATGGCCCAAGTTGTTAGGAAGGCAGATGAAGAGCTAGCAGGGATCATAGATACCCTGCCGGCACATTTGCGGCCTGACGCCGATGGAAACGATGAGATAAGGCGGCTTGAACTGGCGCAACCTTGGATCAAGTGGCAACGTTTCGACCTCACCCTCGTGTTGTTGCATCTTCGCCTCCAAATTAACTGTACGCTTCAGAAACAGTGGCTTTCATATCCAGGCCAGTATGACTGGGCGAGAACAATCAGCGTTAGATCAGCCATGAGCATCGTTTGGATAAACCGTAACTGGGATCAGCCTATATCAATGCGGAAGCAATG GGCACTTTCATACCACGTCTTCGCATCTGCTCTAGCGTTACTCTCCGAATGCCGAAGCGGCTCTTGtatcgaggacgaggagtaTACCGAGACGATACAAGGCGCTGTTGAATTACTAGAAAAGATTAAGGAGCACAGCGCGGTGGCCTACCATGCCGCCAGGATATTACGAGAGAATATGGTTCAAGGCAGTCACACGGACGGTAGTCTAGACTAG